In the genome of Mytilus edulis chromosome 3, xbMytEdul2.2, whole genome shotgun sequence, one region contains:
- the LOC139515739 gene encoding peptidyl-prolyl cis-trans isomerase FKBP2-like produces the protein MKISWVVNGLLVLLMVVQAWAGEEEKKKKLQIGVKKRVDNCTVKSRKGDTLHMHYTGKLEDGTEFDSSIPRKEPFVFTLGAGQVIKGWDQGLLGMCVGEKRKLVIPSDMGYGDRGAPPKIPGGATLIFEVELLDIKRQDEL, from the exons ATGAAGATAAGCTGGGTTGTAAATGGTCTGTTGGTGCTGTTAATGGTTGTACAAGCTTGGGCTGgagaagaagaaaagaagaagaaattACAGATTGGTGTGAAGAAGAGGGTAGACAACTGTACAGTCAAATCTAGAAAAGGAGATACACTTCACATGCATTATACT GGTAAATTAGAAGATGGTACAGAATTTGACAGCAGTATACCAAGGAAAGAaccatttgtttttacattaGGAGCTGGACAAGTTATTAAAGGATGGGATCAAGGTTTACTGGG AATGTGTGTTGGAGAAAAAAGGAAATTAGTCATTCCTTCAGATATGGGATATGGTGATAGAGGAGCTCCACCAAAAATTCCAG gTGGTGCAACACTTATATTTGAGGTAGAATTATTGGATATAAAGAGACAAGATGAGCTGTAG
- the LOC139515740 gene encoding small nuclear ribonucleoprotein Sm D2: MSALLQKPKSEMTPEELSSREQEEFNTGPLSVLTQSVKNNTQVLINCRNNKKLLARVKAFDRHCNMVLENVKEMWTETPKTGKGKKKSKPVNKDRYISKMFLRGDSVILVLRNPMATSK, from the exons ATGTC tgcaTTATTACAAAAACCCAAAAGTGAGATGACTCCAGAAGAGTTGTCCAGTAGGGAACAAGAAGAGTTTAATACCGGTCCCCTGTCTGTACTGACCCAGTCAGTAAAGAACAACACTCAAGTCCTTATCAACTGCAGAAACAACAAGAAATTATTGGCCAGAGTGAAAGCTTTTGATAG ACATTGTAATATGGTATTGGAAAATGTGAAGGAAATGTGGACAGAGACCCCTAAAACAGGAAAAGGAAAGAAGAAATCCAAGCCAGTGAACAAAGACAGATATATCTCAAAAATGTTCTTACGAGGAGATTCCGTTATCTTGGTTCTCAGGAATCCAATGGCTACCAGCAAATAA